In Populus nigra chromosome 1, ddPopNigr1.1, whole genome shotgun sequence, one genomic interval encodes:
- the LOC133692981 gene encoding pentatricopeptide repeat-containing protein At5g14080 isoform X2: MARLGTELAARISRALITESNSSIPTRSWNPLLEQTLHKIGCRDSLSQSLVARVIDPHLLTHHSLALGFFNWASQQPGFTHNSLTYHSVLKSLSFSRQFNAIESLLKQAKAQNLTLDSSIYRFVIDSLIKRGKTQMAFLVFNEIKSQSLDLGTETSNSLLASLGSDGCFNNAMKVFDEMNSRGIGFSTIGFGVFIWRLCRNGDLGEVLRLVDVVERWNSLINGSVIAVLIVHGLCEGSRTSEALRALNELRIRGWKPDFIAYRVVAEAFRSLESVFDVNEVLKMKRKLGVAPRSNDYREFILGLITERRIYEAKELGAVIASGNFPMEDDVLNALIGSVSTIDPYSAMKFFHFGIGKGKFPTLLTLSNLSRNLCKHGKIDELLEVYRVLSSNEYFSDMESYNVMFSFLCMGGRVREAYEVLQEMRKKGLDPDISMYNSLIEVLCREDLLRPAKRLWDEMFVIGCGGNLKTYNILIGKFSETGQIEEATRLFNHMLEKGVTPDATTHRFLLEALCQETMFETAVDVFYKHVNHDVMLAQNILKTLILNLCGKGHFLVASKFLCDLTHDVSHSDAHVVLLKCLADSEEVPIAVEHAKQIRANH; the protein is encoded by the exons aTGGCGCGCTTGGGAACGGAGTTAGCAGCTCGGATAAGCAGAGCTCTAATCACCGAGTCAAATAGCTCAATCCCGACCCGTTCATGGAATCCATTACTAGAGCAAACTCTACACAAAATCGGTTGTCGCGACTCACTGAGTCAGTCGCTCGTGGCTCGAGTCATCGACCCACATCTCTTAACTCACCACTCTCTTGCTCTGGGTTTCTTCAACTGGGCTTCTCAACAACCCGGGTTCACTCATAATTCACTTACTTACCATTCAGTACTcaaatctctttctttttcccgCCAATTCAATGCCATTGAATCACTGTTAAAGCAAGCCAAAGCTCAAAACCTGACTCTCGATTCTTCAATTTATCGATTTGTTATTGATTCTTTGATTAAAAGAGGAAAAACCCAGATggcatttttggtttttaacGAGATTAAATCACAAAGTTTAGATCTTGGGACTGAGACAAGTAACTCTCTTTTGGCTTCTTTGGGGTCTGATGGGTGTTTTAACAATGCAATGaaggtgtttgatgaaatgaatAGCAGAGGTATTGGCTTTAGTACTATTGGGTTTGGTGTATTTATATGGAGGCTTTGTAGAAATGGCGATTTGGGTGAAGTTTTGCGCTTGGTAGATGTGGTTGAAAGGTGGAATTCCTTGATTAATGGGTCCGTTATTGCGGTTTTAATTGTTCATGGGCTTTGTGAGGGTTCAAGAACAAGCGAGGCTTTGCGGGCATTGAATGAGTTGAGAATTAGGGGGTGGAAACCTGATTTTATCGCATATAGGGTTGTTGCCGAAGCATTTAGATCGCTTGAAAGCGTGTTTGACGTGAACGAGGTTTTGAAGATGAAGAGGAAGTTAGGAGTGGCACCGAGGAGTAATGATTACAGAGAGtttattttgggtttgattACTGAAAGACGGATATATGAAGCAAAAGAATTAGGCGCAGTTATCGCAAGTGGCAACTTTCCTATGGAAGACGATGTTTTGAATGCACTGATAGGATCAGTGTCGACAATTGATCCTTATTCGGCAatgaagttttttcattttggtattGGAAAAGGGAAGTTCCCAACGCTTTTAACGTTGAGCAATTTGAGTAGGAATCTATGCAAGCATGGGAAGATTGATGAGTTGTTGGAGGTATACCGTGTTTTGTCTTCTAATGAATATTTCTCTGATATGGAGAGTTACAATGTGATGTTTTCGTTCTTATGCATGGGTGGAAGAGTGAGAGAGGCTTATGAGGTGCTTCAAGAGATGAGAAAGAAAGGGTTAGACCCAGATATCTCAATGTATAATTCCCTAATTGAAGTGTTATGTAGAGAAGATCTGTTGCGTCCTGCTAAAAGGCTTTGGGATGAAATGTTTGTAATCGGATGTGGAGGGAACTTGAAAACTTATAATATTCTCATTGGGAAATTCTCAGAAACAGGTCAAATTGAAGAGGCTACGAGGCTTTTCAATCACATGTTGGAGAAAGGGGTGACACCTGATGCTACAACTCACAGATTCCTCCTTGAAGCCCTTTGCCAAGAAACAATGTTTGAAACTGCAGTTGATGTCTTCTACAAGCATGTGAATCACGATGTAATGCTTGCACAAAATATATTGAAGACATTGATTCTAAACCTCTGCGGAAAAG GTCACTTCCTTGTTGCTTCTAAGTTTCTGTGTGACCTCACTCATGACGTAAGTCATTCAGATGCCCATGTGGTTTTGTTGAAATGTTTAGCTGACTCTGAAGAGGTTCCAATTGCAGTGGAACATGCAAAACAAATTCGAG CAAATCATTGA
- the LOC133677488 gene encoding ACT domain-containing protein ACR6, producing the protein MDEEYAKLIRRLNPPRVVIDNDACEEATVIQVDSVNKHGILLKVVQVLTDMNLVITKAYISSDGDWFMDVFNVVDQDGKKIRDKEVMDYIQRRLESNASFAPSLRGSVGVMPSEEHTAIELTGTDRPGLLSEVCAVLTDLHCNVVNAEIWTHNTRAAAVVHVTDDSTGCAIKDPKRLSTIRELLCNVLKGNDDSKTATMTLSPPGVTSRERRLHQIMFADRDYERVERAGLGRFEDKSSRPHVTVLNIERDYTVVSMRSKDRPKLLFDIVCTLTDMEYVVFHGMVSTGRMEAYQEFYIRHVDGLPVSSDAERERVVQCLEAAIERRASEGLELELCTEDRVGLLSDITRIFRENSLCIKRAEILTKGGKAKDTFYVTDVTGNPVDPKIIDSICRQIGQTKLQVKRNSILSPKPPQETTMGYIFGNLFKARTFKLIRSYS; encoded by the exons ATGGATGAAGAGTATGCTAAGCTCATCAGGAGATTGAACCCACCAAG agttgtgattgacaaTGATGCTTGTGAGGAAGCCACTGTTATCCAG GTTGATAGTGTTAACAAGCATGGAATACTCCTCAAAGTTGTACAAGTGCTTACGGACATGAACCTTGTGATAACAAAAGCATACATATCATCTGATGGGGATTGGTTTATGGATG TGTTTAATGTGGTCGACCAAGATGGGAAGAAAATCAGAGATAAGGAAGTTATGGATTATATTCAACGA AGACTTGAAAGCAATGCGAGCTTTGCACCATCGTTGAGAGGGTCTGTTGGGGTGATGCCTTCTGAAGAGCATACTGCAATTGAGCTTACTGGTACTGACAGGCCTGGTTTATTGTCTGAAGTATGTGCGGTTCTCACAGACCTCCACTGCAATGTGGTAAATGCTGAGATATGGACTCATAACACTAGGGCTGCTGCTGTAGTTCATGTCACAGATGATTCCACAGGGTGTGCAATTAAAGATCCAAAACGACTCTCGACCATCAGGGAATTGCTTTGCAATGTTCTCAAGGGAAATGATGATTCGAAGACAGCAACTATGACTCTTTCACCCCCTGGGGTAACAAGTAGGGAAAGAAGATTGCATCAGATAATGTTTGCAGACAGGGACTATGAAAGAGTTGAAAGAGCAGGATTGGGGAGATTTGAAGATAAGAGTTCAAGACCCCATGTAACAGTGTTGAATATTGAGAGAGATTACACCGTCGTTTCTATGAGGTCAAAGGATCGTCCCAAACTATTGTTCGACATTGTTTGCACTTTAACAGACATGGAGTATGTTGTCTTTCATGGAATGGTCAGCACAGGAAGAATGGAAGCTTATCAA GAATTCTATATTCGACATGTTGATGGACTCCCTGTAAGCTCAGATGCTGAGCGAGAACGTGTTGTACAGTGTCTTGAAGCTGCCATTGAAAGGCGAGCTTCTGAG GGACTGGAGCTGGAATTGTGCACAGAGGACCGTGTTGGACTCCTCTCAGACATTACCAGGATATTCCGAGAAAACAGTTTGTGTATTAAGAGAGCAGAAATCTTGACAAAAGGTGGTAAAGCCAAAGACACATTCTATGTCACGGACGTCACTGGTAACCCAGTCGACCCCAAGATCATCGATTCAATTTGTAGACAGATTGGACAAACCAAGCTGCAAGTAAAACGCAACTCTATTCTTTCCCCAAAGCCTCCCCAGGAAACAACAATGGGATACATCTTTGGGAACCTCTTTAAAGCTCGAACATTCAAGTTGATTAGATCCTACTCGTAA
- the LOC133692981 gene encoding pentatricopeptide repeat-containing protein At5g14080 isoform X1 → MARLGTELAARISRALITESNSSIPTRSWNPLLEQTLHKIGCRDSLSQSLVARVIDPHLLTHHSLALGFFNWASQQPGFTHNSLTYHSVLKSLSFSRQFNAIESLLKQAKAQNLTLDSSIYRFVIDSLIKRGKTQMAFLVFNEIKSQSLDLGTETSNSLLASLGSDGCFNNAMKVFDEMNSRGIGFSTIGFGVFIWRLCRNGDLGEVLRLVDVVERWNSLINGSVIAVLIVHGLCEGSRTSEALRALNELRIRGWKPDFIAYRVVAEAFRSLESVFDVNEVLKMKRKLGVAPRSNDYREFILGLITERRIYEAKELGAVIASGNFPMEDDVLNALIGSVSTIDPYSAMKFFHFGIGKGKFPTLLTLSNLSRNLCKHGKIDELLEVYRVLSSNEYFSDMESYNVMFSFLCMGGRVREAYEVLQEMRKKGLDPDISMYNSLIEVLCREDLLRPAKRLWDEMFVIGCGGNLKTYNILIGKFSETGQIEEATRLFNHMLEKGVTPDATTHRFLLEALCQETMFETAVDVFYKHVNHDVMLAQNILKTLILNLCGKGHFLVASKFLCDLTHDVSHSDAHVVLLKCLADSEEVPIAVEHAKQIRGNSPSMLQVICTKLLAFSSSSSNPEPILHFLQALSQECVISIDFGNDSWKHVCSKSLK, encoded by the exons aTGGCGCGCTTGGGAACGGAGTTAGCAGCTCGGATAAGCAGAGCTCTAATCACCGAGTCAAATAGCTCAATCCCGACCCGTTCATGGAATCCATTACTAGAGCAAACTCTACACAAAATCGGTTGTCGCGACTCACTGAGTCAGTCGCTCGTGGCTCGAGTCATCGACCCACATCTCTTAACTCACCACTCTCTTGCTCTGGGTTTCTTCAACTGGGCTTCTCAACAACCCGGGTTCACTCATAATTCACTTACTTACCATTCAGTACTcaaatctctttctttttcccgCCAATTCAATGCCATTGAATCACTGTTAAAGCAAGCCAAAGCTCAAAACCTGACTCTCGATTCTTCAATTTATCGATTTGTTATTGATTCTTTGATTAAAAGAGGAAAAACCCAGATggcatttttggtttttaacGAGATTAAATCACAAAGTTTAGATCTTGGGACTGAGACAAGTAACTCTCTTTTGGCTTCTTTGGGGTCTGATGGGTGTTTTAACAATGCAATGaaggtgtttgatgaaatgaatAGCAGAGGTATTGGCTTTAGTACTATTGGGTTTGGTGTATTTATATGGAGGCTTTGTAGAAATGGCGATTTGGGTGAAGTTTTGCGCTTGGTAGATGTGGTTGAAAGGTGGAATTCCTTGATTAATGGGTCCGTTATTGCGGTTTTAATTGTTCATGGGCTTTGTGAGGGTTCAAGAACAAGCGAGGCTTTGCGGGCATTGAATGAGTTGAGAATTAGGGGGTGGAAACCTGATTTTATCGCATATAGGGTTGTTGCCGAAGCATTTAGATCGCTTGAAAGCGTGTTTGACGTGAACGAGGTTTTGAAGATGAAGAGGAAGTTAGGAGTGGCACCGAGGAGTAATGATTACAGAGAGtttattttgggtttgattACTGAAAGACGGATATATGAAGCAAAAGAATTAGGCGCAGTTATCGCAAGTGGCAACTTTCCTATGGAAGACGATGTTTTGAATGCACTGATAGGATCAGTGTCGACAATTGATCCTTATTCGGCAatgaagttttttcattttggtattGGAAAAGGGAAGTTCCCAACGCTTTTAACGTTGAGCAATTTGAGTAGGAATCTATGCAAGCATGGGAAGATTGATGAGTTGTTGGAGGTATACCGTGTTTTGTCTTCTAATGAATATTTCTCTGATATGGAGAGTTACAATGTGATGTTTTCGTTCTTATGCATGGGTGGAAGAGTGAGAGAGGCTTATGAGGTGCTTCAAGAGATGAGAAAGAAAGGGTTAGACCCAGATATCTCAATGTATAATTCCCTAATTGAAGTGTTATGTAGAGAAGATCTGTTGCGTCCTGCTAAAAGGCTTTGGGATGAAATGTTTGTAATCGGATGTGGAGGGAACTTGAAAACTTATAATATTCTCATTGGGAAATTCTCAGAAACAGGTCAAATTGAAGAGGCTACGAGGCTTTTCAATCACATGTTGGAGAAAGGGGTGACACCTGATGCTACAACTCACAGATTCCTCCTTGAAGCCCTTTGCCAAGAAACAATGTTTGAAACTGCAGTTGATGTCTTCTACAAGCATGTGAATCACGATGTAATGCTTGCACAAAATATATTGAAGACATTGATTCTAAACCTCTGCGGAAAAG GTCACTTCCTTGTTGCTTCTAAGTTTCTGTGTGACCTCACTCATGACGTAAGTCATTCAGATGCCCATGTGGTTTTGTTGAAATGTTTAGCTGACTCTGAAGAGGTTCCAATTGCAGTGGAACATGCAAAACAAATTCGAGGTAACTCACCTTCAATGTTGCAAGTCATATGCACTAAGCTTTtggccttttcttcttcttcttcaaacccAGAGCCTATTTTGCACTTCCTTCAAGCTCTGTCACAAGAATGTGTGATCAGTATAGATTTCGGCAATGATTCTTGGAAGCATGTATGCAGCAAATCATTGAAATGA